One genomic window of Hydra vulgaris chromosome 03, alternate assembly HydraT2T_AEP includes the following:
- the LOC136077832 gene encoding uncharacterized protein LOC136077832 produces MSVVQSGDSPIDYKNLFNREFINVWMTKMQDAGREAGTIKSYLGSFVHFYNFVVISGDPRFDENDYNKIDKMKTVIKVWCKTLWKAIERRKYEKQIEDMKRFPTGEQVCNFDKCDLAKEAISTLKAFVADRSLKLNRKSYCLIRDFLIAQVLFDNASRPAAISNMTLGEFESSVSQNDGIVVRVLHHKNDYKGPANITFQHEVYKRVQMFINFVRQRLSDVNVKDCDPVFLSFNGSKMDSSMITTQFSSFWNRGLGLPIEGRMIPTVVRKYTTTMIHNLNPSAKQDTADVLYHSLKQANESYLCQEKQNKASSFTKVICATQRITDKNSIDNIVDELFEKEIIDKNIKTTESLVDEKLYCDERFSEIVNQPTKSK; encoded by the exons ATGAGCGTGGTGCAATCTGGTGATAGTCCAATTGATTATAAAAATCTGTTCAACCGCGAGTTCATTAATGTTTGGATGACAAAAATGCAAGATGCTGGTAGAGAAGCAGGAACTATAAAATCCTATTTAGGaagttttgttcatttttataactttgtagtTATATCTGGTGATCCTCG atttgatgaaaatgattacaataaaattgataaaatgaaaactgtcaTAAAAGTTTGGTGTAAAACCTTGTGGAAAGCAATTGAGcgaagaaaatatgaaaaacaaataGAAGACATGAAAAGATTTCCAACTGGTGAGCAAGTTTGCAATTTTGACAAATGCGATCTTGCAAAAGAAGCAATAAGTACCCTCAAAGCATTTGTAGCTGACAGGTCCCTTAAATTAAATCGAAAATCCTATTGTTTGATTAGAGATTTTTTAATAGCTCAGGTTTTATTTGATAATGCTTCCCGTCCTGCTGCTATAAGTAACATGACGTTAGGAGAATTTGAATCTTCTGTTAGCCAAAATGATGGTATTGTGGTGCGTGTTTTGCATCATAAAAACGATTACAAAGGACCTGCCAACATAACTTTCCAACATGAAGTATATAAGCGAGTTcaaatgtttatcaactttgtcCGTCAAAGATTATCTGATGTTAATGTAAAGGATTGTGACCctgtatttttaagttttaatggtTCGAAAATGGATTCCTCTATGATCACAACACAATTTTCTAGCTTTTGGAATAGAGGTCTTGGCTTACCAATTGAGGGTAGAATGATTCCTACTGTTGTGCGAAAGTACACAACAACTATGATTCATAACCTGAATCCCTCAGCTAAACAAGATACAGCTGATGTTTTATACCATTCTCTAAAGCAAGCAAATGAATCCTATCTTTGTCaagaaaagcaaaataaagCTTCTTCTTTTACCAAAGTTATTTGCGCTACACAGAGAATAACGGATAAAAATTCAATTGACAATATAGTTGATGAGTTATTcgaaaaagaaataatagataaaaatataaaaacaactgaaaGTTTAGTGGATGAGAAATTGTATTGTGATGAAAGGTTCTCTGAAATTGTTAACCAGCCAACAAAATCAAAATAG
- the LOC136077702 gene encoding uncharacterized protein LOC136077702, with translation MLFSRPVLETFLDENSDMSSNDGVSSESLAEDDLLKNNFNRAIHNDNNFLCSDSDDENQDWLSLQYLDKRLPKLSNSFQAGHSKSNLFNVAGTKNEKDASDSDESNIDFDDGEDKFYMTSSEEDKLLDEFLIWLQSVEGGIKPLRTALKHKNVVLGAVRHATDDDVNYKHLGCVSFLNSWMLKMQEDKKQPGTIKTYLGSLQLLLDFCISKEKLEIISNEEYSKLKITMKQWKSSLWKGI, from the coding sequence atgcTGTTTTCAAGACCTGTTCTGGAAACATTTCTTGATGAGAATTCTGATATGAGCTCAAATGATGGAGTTTCTTCTGAATCTTTAGCAGAagatgatttattaaaaaataattttaatagagCTATTCATAATGACAACAATTTCCTGTGTAGTGATTCAGACGATGAAAACCAAGACTGGCTAAGTTTGCAATACTTAGATAAAAGGCTCCCTAAATTGAGTAATAGTTTTCAAGCTGGACATAGcaaaagtaatttgtttaatgTTGCAGGTaccaaaaatgaaaaagatgcCTCTGATTCTGATGAATCAAATATTGACTTTGATGATGGTGAAGATAAGTTTTATATGACTTCATCTGAAGAAGATAAGTTATTAGATGAATTTCTAATTTGGCTTCAAAGTGTTGAGGGTGGTATCAAACCACTTAGGACTGCCctgaaacataaaaatgttgttttaggAGCTGTTCGTCATGCCACAGATGACGATGTAAATTACAAGCATCTTGGGTGTGTTTCTTTCTTAAATTCTTGGATGTTAAAAATGCAAGAAGATAAAAAGCAGCCAGGAACAATAAAAACCTATTTAGGTTCTCTACAACTGTTGTTAGACTTTTGTATTTCTaaagaaaaacttgaaattatttcaaatgaagAATACTCTAAGTTAAAAATCACTATGAAGCAGTGGAAGAGTAGTTTGTGGAAGGGCATCTAG